From the genome of Syntrophales bacterium:
ATAAAAGCGAATAAATATCGTTATCTTGCGGTGGGCTGGTTCTGGTATTTGGTAACACTCCTGCCGGTAATCGGGATTCTCCAGGTGGGCAGGCAGGCAATGGCCAATCGTTACGCATATATACCTTTCATCGGCGTCTTCATCATTATCATCTGGGGCATAGGCGATCTCTTGGGCCGTTCGCGAAGATTAAAATATATTGCGGCGGGTGCGATTTTTTTAATGATTGTTTATTGCGGCGCCTTATCCTCGCGGGAGCTTCAAAACTGGAAAGACAGCCGTGCGGTTTATGCCAGGGCCCTGGCGGTGACAAAAGACAACCACATCGCCATCCTCGGCATGGGAAATGAGCTGCTGAAAGGGGGCAAGCTGGCACTGGCGGAAAAATATTATCGCGAGGCGCTGCGGATCCGGCCCGATTACGAGTTGACTAACTACAATCTTGGTCTGGCACTGATGCGTCAGAAAAAAATGAAGGAGGCTGAGTTTTATTTCAGGGAGGCGATCAAATATGATCCATCCTTTTCAAAAGCTTACGAAAAATTAGATGCTCTGCTGTTGAAAGAGGAAAAAATAAACAAGACGAAAGGAGACAGATAGCTATGTTGACAAAAGAAAACAGCGTTTTAGTGGTTATCGATTTTCAGGGGAATCTGGCCCAGGCCATGGATAATAAACAGTATCTTTTCAGCAATGTGCAGAAGTTAATCAGGGGGGGGCAAGCCCTGGAGATTCCCGTTCTGGCGACCGAGCAAATCCCCGCGAAGCTTGGCTCCACCATTCCGGAAATCGCCCAGCATTTAACCGGCGCCAAAATTATCGCCAAGGAGGGTTTCAGTTGCTGGAAGAACGAATCTTTTAAAAAGGAACTGACGGCTTTGAACCGCAAACAAATATTGATCAGCGGCATTGAAGCCCACATTTGCGTTTACCAGACTGCAATGGATCTGGTTGAAGCTGGCTATGAAGTGCAGGTGGTTGCCGATGCAATTTCCTCGAGAACTCCGCAAAACAGGATAACCGGAATTCAGAAAATGGCCGCGGGCGGCGTGGGCATTACCAGCACGGAGATGGCGCTCTTTGAATTGCTGAAAACGGCGGCTGATCCCAAGGCCAGGCAAATATTTCAGATTGTCAAATAAAACGCATTTGTTTTCAATGGCGCCGCTGGCGCTGTCCGCTGAAGGAGCCGTCTGCCCCCGGCGCCCAGGGATTCGTGCTTGATTTTTGCGGCTCAGCGTAATAAGTATTAACAGAACAGTTTAATTTTATCAAAGAATATAATGAATTGCTGCATTTAGCGTTTTAAGGAGCAGCGATAACAAAGGTGAGAAATGGTAAAAAGGTTTTTATGTTTCATCATCCTGCTGGCCGTTTTTTCTCTGATTTTCCTGCCTTCGTCCCAGGGCGCAGCAAAAGGGGAGGGGCTGAAGAAAAATCAAAAAGGGGAAGCCATCGTCAGATTGGGGATGCTGCCGATTATCGACAATTTGCCCTTCTGGGTTGCCCAAAATAAGGGATATTTCCAGGATGAAGGCATTGCCGCCGAGCTGATCTATTTTCCCAGCGCGGTGGAACGGGACAGTGCCTTTACTGCCCACCGGATTGATGCGGCGATTGGAGATTTACTTGCCGTTGCGGCCTTGCATGACGCTGGAATCAAGCTTAAGGCGGTGAGCGTTGCGATGGGCGCAAAAGCAGGCGAGAGTAGATTTGCCGTGTTGTCGGCGCCTGATTCCAAAATTCGCACGCCGGAACAGCTCAAAAACGTTGAAATTGCCGTATCCCTCAATTCTATTATTGAATACTCGACCGATCGGCTCCTCCAGCATAAAGGTTTAAAATCTGCCGAGATTAAAAAGGTTTCGGTTCCGAAGATGCCGGTTCGCCTGGAGTCATTGCTGCAGGGGACTCTGAAGGCCGCCACTCTCCCCGATCCACTGGCAACTTTGGCGATCATCAAAGGCGCCCATGTCATCGCCGATACGATGAACGATAATGTCTCTAAAACCGTTATCATCGTCAGGGAGAATCTGCTCGCGGACAACCTGCCGGCGGTGAAAAAGCTGATCGCCGTCTATGGACGCGCCATTGC
Proteins encoded in this window:
- a CDS encoding hydrolase produces the protein MLTKENSVLVVIDFQGNLAQAMDNKQYLFSNVQKLIRGGQALEIPVLATEQIPAKLGSTIPEIAQHLTGAKIIAKEGFSCWKNESFKKELTALNRKQILISGIEAHICVYQTAMDLVEAGYEVQVVADAISSRTPQNRITGIQKMAAGGVGITSTEMALFELLKTAADPKARQIFQIVK
- a CDS encoding MetQ/NlpA family ABC transporter substrate-binding protein; translated protein: MVKRFLCFIILLAVFSLIFLPSSQGAAKGEGLKKNQKGEAIVRLGMLPIIDNLPFWVAQNKGYFQDEGIAAELIYFPSAVERDSAFTAHRIDAAIGDLLAVAALHDAGIKLKAVSVAMGAKAGESRFAVLSAPDSKIRTPEQLKNVEIAVSLNSIIEYSTDRLLQHKGLKSAEIKKVSVPKMPVRLESLLQGTLKAATLPDPLATLAIIKGAHVIADTMNDNVSKTVIIVRENLLADNLPAVKKLIAVYGRAIADINANPSGFNELLAKQARVPLEVLNSTVVKMPLKFSSPQLPSRNDVLDVLAWMKERNLLKKPIKYEDLVAEAVRQ